Proteins from one uncultured Methanobrevibacter sp. genomic window:
- a CDS encoding ASCH domain-containing protein, translating to MYELLKFNKKYYADIISGVKTQTIRKHNKKFKDGEIVKAIFPGSENECFIQITHSGYKQFKYVNDEDAKREGYTSVKKLKSELLDIYPTLDNLTRIYYIQFKVVDDIA from the coding sequence ATGTACGAATTACTGAAATTCAACAAAAAATACTACGCAGATATCATATCTGGAGTAAAAACACAGACCATCAGAAAACATAATAAAAAATTCAAAGATGGTGAAATAGTAAAAGCAATCTTCCCAGGAAGTGAAAATGAATGCTTTATCCAAATAACCCACTCCGGTTATAAGCAATTCAAATATGTGAATGATGAAGATGCGAAAAGAGAAGGATACACATCTGTTAAAAAATTAAAATCAGAACTATTAGACATCTATCCGACTTTAGATAATCTCACACGAATTTATTATATTCAATTTAAAGTAGTTGATGACATTGCATGA